The Comamonas piscis region CCAATCTGGTGATCATGCTGGGCTGGAACCGCATGGTTGAAGGCCGCTACAAGAAGACCCTGGGCTGAGAGGCGAGGTAACTGACATGCAAAAAAACGGACCCATTGCCCTGATCTTCAACGCGCTGGTCATCATCTTCATGCTGGCGCCGTTGGTCATCGTCTGCCTGGTGGCCTTCACCCCCGCCGAGACCTTGACCTTGCCGACCACCAGCTTCTCGCTGCGCTGGTTTGAGCAGGTGCTGCACCATGCCGACTTTGTCCAGTCGTTCTGGAACAGCCTGGGCCTGGCGGTGGCGGCGGCCTCCATCTCGACTGCGCTGGCCGTGCCCGCTGCCATTGCGCTGGTGCGCTATGAGATCCCCGGCCGTGGCGCGCTGCAGGCACTGTTCCTGTCGCCGCTGATCATTCCCCACCTGGTGCTGGGTGTGGCCATGCTGCGCATGTTCTCGCTGGTGGGCGGCCAGGGCAGCTTTGGCTGGCTGATCTTTGCCCATGCGCTGGTGGTGATGCCCTACACCATGCGCCTAGTGATGGCCGCGCTGATCGGCTTTGACCGCAGCGCCGAGCAGGCCGCCTACTCGCTGGGCGCCAGCAATGCCAAGGTGTTCCAACGCATCACCTTGCCGATGATCCTGCCCGGTATCACCGGCGGCTGGCTGCTGGCCTTTATCAACAGCTTTGACGAGCTGACCATGTCGATCTTTGTGGTCTCGCCCAGCACGGTGACCTTGCCGGTGCGCATGTACATGTATGCCACCGAGTCGCTGGACCCGATGATGGCGGCGGTATCGGCGCTGATCGTGTTCATCACCCTGGGGCTGATGCTTTTGCTCGACAAGGTCTATGGCCTGGACCGCATCCTCATCGGCAAGCACTGACATGGCACACGCAAGCCCCCTTTTGCCGGCCGGCCAGTTGCAGCGCCTCAAGGAGCAGGGCCGCCCGCCGCTGCAGTTTGTGCTCAACGGCGAGCCGGCCCAGGCGCTGCAGGGCGACACGGTGCTGACCGCTGTGCTGACCCAATCGGCCCAGCTGCGCAGCCATGAGTTTGCCCATAGCCCCCGCGCCGGCTTTTGCATGATGGGCGCCTGCCAGGACTGCTGGGTCACCCTGGGCGGCGAGCAGGCCGGCCGCAAGCTGCGCGCCTGCTCCACCTTGCTGCAGGCGGGCATGCAGATCTGCACCACGGCAGAGGCGGTGGCTGCTGTCAACGCCAAGAATGCCACCCAGGTGCAACCATGATTGGCAGCGATTTCTACCTGGACGACCCCCGGCCGGCAGACGGACCGCCCGTCATCGTGGGTGCCGGGCCTGCCGGCATCCGTGCCGCGCAAACCCTGTTGGCCCATGGCCTGCGCCCGGTCGTCATTGACGAGGCGCCCAAGGCAGGTGGCCAGATCTACCGCCGCCAGCCCGACGGCTTTGGCCGCACGCCCAAAGACCTGTATGGCTTTGAGGCCGGCCGCGCCAGCGACCTGCACCAGACCTTTGACCGTCTGCGCCCGCAGCTGGACTACCGGCCCGACACCCTCGTCTGGAACGCCCAGGGCCACAGCCTGGATCTGCTGCACACGGCGCAGCGCACGGCAGACAGCCTGCGCTGGCGCGATCTGATCGTCGCCACCGGTGCCACCGACCGGGTGCTGCCTGTGCCGGGCTGGACCCTGCCAGGCGTCTACACCCTGGGCGGCGCCCAGGTGGCCCTCAAGTACCAGGGCTGTGCGATAGGCGACGCCGTGGTGTTTGCCGGCACCGGCCCCTTGCTCTACCTGGTGGCCTACCAATATGCCAAGGCCGGCGGCCGGGTGCTGGCGGTGCTGGACACGGCACCGGCCGTACAGCGCTACAAGGCCGCGCCAGCGATGCTGGCCCAGCCGACCGTGGCCGCCAAGGGTGTGTATTTTTTGAGCTGGCTGATGTTCCACGATGTGCCGGTACACCACGGCGTGCAGCTGCTGCGTGCTGAAGGTGCCGACCGGGTGCAGGCTATGGTGTGGAAGGATGCGCAGGGCGCCGAGCAACGCACCAACTGCAGCGCCATCGGCCTGGGTTATGCGCTGCGGCCCGAGACGCAGCTGGCCGACCTGC contains the following coding sequences:
- a CDS encoding ABC transporter permease; protein product: MQKNGPIALIFNALVIIFMLAPLVIVCLVAFTPAETLTLPTTSFSLRWFEQVLHHADFVQSFWNSLGLAVAAASISTALAVPAAIALVRYEIPGRGALQALFLSPLIIPHLVLGVAMLRMFSLVGGQGSFGWLIFAHALVVMPYTMRLVMAALIGFDRSAEQAAYSLGASNAKVFQRITLPMILPGITGGWLLAFINSFDELTMSIFVVSPSTVTLPVRMYMYATESLDPMMAAVSALIVFITLGLMLLLDKVYGLDRILIGKH
- a CDS encoding (2Fe-2S)-binding protein; this translates as MAHASPLLPAGQLQRLKEQGRPPLQFVLNGEPAQALQGDTVLTAVLTQSAQLRSHEFAHSPRAGFCMMGACQDCWVTLGGEQAGRKLRACSTLLQAGMQICTTAEAVAAVNAKNATQVQP
- a CDS encoding NAD(P)/FAD-dependent oxidoreductase is translated as MIGSDFYLDDPRPADGPPVIVGAGPAGIRAAQTLLAHGLRPVVIDEAPKAGGQIYRRQPDGFGRTPKDLYGFEAGRASDLHQTFDRLRPQLDYRPDTLVWNAQGHSLDLLHTAQRTADSLRWRDLIVATGATDRVLPVPGWTLPGVYTLGGAQVALKYQGCAIGDAVVFAGTGPLLYLVAYQYAKAGGRVLAVLDTAPAVQRYKAAPAMLAQPTVAAKGVYFLSWLMFHDVPVHHGVQLLRAEGADRVQAMVWKDAQGAEQRTNCSAIGLGYALRPETQLADLLGCEFAFAPLHRCYVPQIDADRRSSVPGVYLAGDGAGIMGADAAEISGELAALALLQDRGIKTDAARQAKLRQQLDKTQQFRQALEVAFPFPDDWAARAPDELVVCRCENITAGELRSTAASQPQGDINRIKALCRVGMGRCQGRMCGVAATEILADTLQVPVAQIGRIRGQAPIKPLPLDMTVVSADQEASHG